Below is a window of Paenibacillus bovis DNA.
CAAGAGGTACTAGCGCTTACTATTGAGCAGGCATTAACCTTTTTCTCGGAGAAGAAGATCATAACCCGGTTGAACAGCCTGCAGGAGGTGGGCCTTGGCTATATGACGCTCGGTCAGTCTACGAGTACCTTTTCCGGGGGAGAGAATCAGAGATTGAAACTGGCGAGCGAGATACACAAAAAAGGGAACATCTACGTGCTGGATGAGCCGTCTACCGGACTGCATCATCATGATATCCAGCGGTTGATTACATTATTTGATCAGTTGGTCAACAAAGGCAATACGGTGATCATCGTAGAGCATCGCCTGGAGATGATCGCACTGGCTGATTGGGTCATCGATCTGGGACCTGGCGGCGGCCATGAAGGCGGACAAGTCGTATTCAGCGGAACGCCTGCAGATTTGATGAAGTGCGATGAATCGTTGACTGGGCAGTATCTCCGGGCATTGGTAGAGCAATCGAATGGCTAGTTGGCTGGTAGCGGAGCATTTGTAAAAGAATAAATATTATTCAACTTTTCAAATCAAATATACTTCCATAAACTCTACGTATTCAAACAATTTTATGCAAGAAAACAAGGTGCAGCACGAGAAGGCGTTGCATCTTGTTTTCTTTTTATTTTGTGTAAACATGCTCACTCTTTTATAATTATATTTCAGTCTTATAAAATCAGAACTTTAAGAGTACAATTTTGGATATGTGGTAAAGCAGATGTAGAGATTATATAACCTCACTGCTACTCTTAAAGAAAATTACATAAGTGTATGTAAAGCTATGGATGAAATTAGAACAGAGCTGCTTACAAGTAAACTGATTTCGAAAAATCTGAGGTAACTAATTTAGGAGGTTAAAATGAAAATCTGGAAATTAGAACATCATAAAGACAGTATTCAATTAATGGCAGCCGATAATGATAAGTATTTACAATATGAATTTTATAATTTTAGAGGACAAGCGATGCCTATTGAATGGACACAATATCCATTAAAAACGTATCGTAAAACCTATAAGTATCATAACTTTGCTATATACTTGCCCTATATCCCCGTTGTGAATGATAAAACCAAGGAAATTATAGAATCTCTTATTAAAGATTTAGTAGAGTTTTTGCCAGCACAACATGAAAAACATCTTTTCTATTTAGTAAATGTTATTAATGTCTTCGATTGTATTGATCATACGCATTCTGTACCAAGTATTATTGATGATGGTGTTGTACAGAAATATGAAAAATTATATTTTGATGAAAAGCTGCTAACTAATACAGATAAACGCCATATTTTTAAGTTGCCAGGACAAGAAGCGAAGGGTGTTTATGTCTCGGATGAATTTCGATCTCTAATATTAGAGAATAAACTAAAAGGAATTAATTTTCTAGAAGTATGGAAGTCAGAGATAAATATTGAGGAAATAAAATCTCAAGAAAGCGAAACCCAATCGAAATTTAATTCTTATGTAGAAGAAATAAATAGCCAGCCAGGCATATGGTTAAATTGGAACGAAGCTATAAAACTTCTATCCCAAGACAATGGAATAATTAGTAGAGATTGGAAGATTAAAAAAGATCAACGAGGAGAATTAATTATTGGAAGACTAAAAGATGATCTCAATTATGAATTTTTTAGTCCCATTTATATACCGCCGATTTTGCTAGATTTAAATTGGAAAGAAGTAGAAAAATAACAATCTGTAATTATATATAATTAAGTGGGAGTTTCTTTGAAGACGGAGATTATGATACACGAAATGTGCCCAAAATAAATCTGGACAGCAAAATTACTATATGATCTGTCCAAAGTGACTAGTTATTAAAAACAATCCTAGAAAAGGGGAAGGAGAACATAAAGATCAGATGTATTACATTCCTGGCCGGTTCAATCGTCCTGCATTTATTTTTTTATAGAGTTTAACATCGGGTATGCAAAAAGGATTCAGTTTATCTTGAGTAGACGATGACTTTTTAGATTCAATTGAAAATATATAGTTAAGAATGTACAAGACAATATGACTGCATAGAAATTGAAGTAGTGAAAGCAGATCAAATTCTGCAATAGTAAGTAAAATAAAATAGGATATATACATATGTACAAAATACAATGTAATATTTAGTAGATTTATTTCTAAATATCCATTATTATAGCTTTCAAGAAACATAATATGTCACATCATATAAGAGGGGGAAGTAAAATACCCAAGTCGTACTATCATTTATTTAAGCCTGAGGAAGTTGAAAGTAAATATTCACTCATTTCTTTCTATAAACACCAGCCATTTATTCCTCTAACAGAGTTTTATCACTACCAAATCAATAAGATGAGTAGAAAAACAGTAATATCATATGTAAAACAGATTGAACGATTTTTAGAATGGCTTGACGCTGAG
It encodes the following:
- a CDS encoding imm11 family protein translates to MKIWKLEHHKDSIQLMAADNDKYLQYEFYNFRGQAMPIEWTQYPLKTYRKTYKYHNFAIYLPYIPVVNDKTKEIIESLIKDLVEFLPAQHEKHLFYLVNVINVFDCIDHTHSVPSIIDDGVVQKYEKLYFDEKLLTNTDKRHIFKLPGQEAKGVYVSDEFRSLILENKLKGINFLEVWKSEINIEEIKSQESETQSKFNSYVEEINSQPGIWLNWNEAIKLLSQDNGIISRDWKIKKDQRGELIIGRLKDDLNYEFFSPIYIPPILLDLNWKEVEK